Proteins encoded in a region of the Nicotiana tomentosiformis chromosome 9, ASM39032v3, whole genome shotgun sequence genome:
- the LOC138898691 gene encoding uncharacterized protein, producing MVGEKFLLKISPMKGVMRFEKRGKLSPRFIGPFEVLQRIGEVAYKHVLLPSLSSLHPVFHVSMLRKYIGDPSHVLDFSTVQLEGNMTYDVEPVAILDQHVQRLRSKDIDSVKVQWRGHPVEKATWDTEREMWSRYPRLFETPRMFLDPLEDKLMFKRGRM from the coding sequence aTGGTTGGGGAGAAGTTTTTGCTGAagatatcacccatgaagggtgttatgaggtttgagaagaggggcaagttgagcccccggttcattgggccttttgaggtgcttcagaggattggggaggtggcatATAAGCATGTCTTACTACCCAGCTTGTCGAGTttgcacccagtgtttcatgtttccatgcttcgaaagtatattggagatccgtcccatgttttggatttcagcacggttcagttggagggtaatatgacttatgatgtggagccggtggctattttggatcagcATGTTCAAAGgttaaggtcaaaggatatagattcagtgaaggtgcaatggagaggtcatcctGTGGAGAAGGCCACGTGGGATactgagcgggagatgtggagtagatatccacgcctattcgagactccacgtatgtttctagacccgctCGAGGACAAActgatgtttaagagggggaggatgtaa
- the LOC104104514 gene encoding FRIGIDA-like protein 4a has product MGSLADPGELDSVAPPPSFDDFQRQTSLMTSCTLLWKELSDHFTSLEQDIIKKSEALKAKIQTLDSETKASLEVLEKRENSMNVSLSISLQKVLENKQAAILALNEGAEQPEVDDSTGLYLKLKSFCVKMDSRSFWRFLIVKKKDLDSLRVEIPKALGDCVDPPRFVLESISEVFPEDKRPNPTLDLGWACVLMLESLIPVMMDPVLGNERKLVTPSVKDKANEISEIWKRSLDERGGIENVKTPDVHTFLQHLVTFGIVKDEDFDLYRKLVVGSAWRKQMPKLAVSLGLGDKMPEMIEELISRGQQVDAVHFTYEVGLADRFPPVPLLKAYLKDAKKAATAILEDPNNSGRAAHLAAKKEQSAIRSVLKCIEEYKLEAEFPPENLKKQLEQSEKPKNEKKRPAAVPANKRTRASNVGPMPPAKAGRSTNAYVSSFPVAPAFVRSPSHTQYPAAVPAYAAPPAIYGNRSPPYPYSPEAAPYPGTPVNYSPGTPVNYSPYGGYGNGMAPAYQQVYYR; this is encoded by the exons ATGGGTTCACTCGCCGATCCCGGCGAACTCGACTCGGTGGCGCCGCCGCCGAGTTTCGACGACTTCCAGCGCCAAACTTCTTTAATGACAAGCTGCACACTCCTGTGGAAAGAGCTCTCCGATCACTTCACTTCACTCGAACAAGACATCATCAAGAAATCCGAAGCCTTAAAAGCTAAAATCCAAACCCTAGATTCCGAAACCAAAGCATCCCTCGAAGTCCTGGAAAAGCGCGAGAATTCAATGAACGTTTCACTCTCAATTTCTCTTCAAAAGGTTCTCGAAAACAAGCAAGCTGCTATTTTAGCCCTAAATGAGGGTGCAGAACAACCCGAAGTCGATGACTCTACTGGATTGTATCTAAAATTGAAGAGCTTTTGTGTTAAGATGGATTCTAGAAGCTTCTGGAGGTTTTTAATTGTAAAAAAGAAGGATTTGGATTCACTTAGGGTTGAAATACCGAAAGCATTAGGAGACTGCGTGGATCCGCCGAGGTTCGTGTTGGAATCGATATCCGAGGTGTTTCCAGAGGATAAAAGGCCTAACCCAACCCTTGATTTGGGCTGGGCCTGTGTTTTGATGTTGGAGTCTTTGATTCCAGTTATGATGGACCCGGTTTTGGGAAATGAGAGGAAATTGGTGACGCCGAGTGTTAAGGATAAGGCCAATGAGATATCGGAGATATGGAAGAGGAGCTTGGATGAAAGAGGAGGGATTGAGAATGTGAAGACGCCAGATGTGCATACTTTCTTGCAGCATTTGGTAACTTTTGGGATAGTCAAGGATGAGGATTTTGATTTGTACAGGAAACTTGTTGTTGGGTCTGCTTGGAGGAAACAGATGCCTAAATTGGCTGTCTCTCTTGGACTTGGTGATAAAATGCCTG AAATGATTGAAGAATTAATCAGCCGAGGACAGCAAGTTGATGCCGTACATTTCACTTATGAAGTTGGACTTGCTGATAGGTTCCCTCCTGTTCCCCTTCTGAAAGCTTACCTAAAAGATGCGAAAAAAGCTGCTACTGCAATTCTGGAAGACCCAAATAATTCTGGTCGAGCTGCG CATCTAGCTGCAAAGAAAGAGCAATCAGCGATTCGTTCTGTCCTCAAGTGTATTGAAGAATACAAGCTTGAGGCTGAATTCCCTCCAGAAAACCTTAAAAAGCAGCTTGAGCAGTCGGAGAAGCCCAAGAATGAGAAAAAGAGGCCAGCTGCTGTACCAGCAAATAAAAGAACGAGAGCCAGTAACGTTGGTCCTATGCCTCCTGCTAAGGCAGGCCGTTCAACAAATGCCTATGTCTCATCTTTCCCAGTAGCCCCGGCATTTGTTAGGTCTCCCTCACACACCCAATACCCTGCTGCAGTTCCAGCATATGCTGCACCACCTGCAATCTACGGTAACAGGAGCCCGCCTTATCCTTACTCTCCAGAAGCTGCCCCATATCCAGGCACTCCAGTGAACTATTCTCCAGGCACCCCAGTGAACTATTCTCCATATGGTGGCTATGGCAATGGGATGGCCCCAGCTTACCAGCAAGTTTACTACCGATAG